One Microlunatus soli genomic window carries:
- the recN gene encoding DNA repair protein RecN yields MLSELRITDLGVINEATLDLDAGLTVVTGETGAGKTMIVSSIGLLLGGKTDAGVVRNGADRARVEGVFRIADDALAEQVTEAGGSIEDGDLLVARHITAAGRSRAYLGGAQVTAALCGELTGELVAVHGQSEQVRLSRADRQREILDRFAGPKLAKLLTSYGADYAEHRRATAELQELRSNAQQRAREIDLLRFGLDEISAVDPQPGEDDALASEATRLQAADDLRLTATSAMVAIAGDDDDPTGAAGALSALGVARKAAEQLAGLDADARELSGRVNEVDFLLSDVAADLSRYLDGLEVEPGRLEQIAARRSELAGLTRKYGDTVDQVLAWGADAARQLSELETGDDRIEDLTAEIATLDARLTDQAGRISKQRRAAAKKLATAVLTELSALAMPHARLEFAVQPADRGPYGADQVDLLFSANPGTEPRPLARTASGGELSRVRLALEVVLAGQDARGGADTSAFVFDEVDAGVGGKVAVEIGRRLATLAEHAQVIVVTHLAQVAAFADRHYVVAKASDGQVTTSGVTHVVDGQRSAELARMMAGLDETETSIAHAEELLALAASHRAG; encoded by the coding sequence ATGCTGTCGGAGTTGCGGATCACCGATCTGGGCGTGATCAACGAAGCGACCCTCGACCTCGATGCCGGACTGACCGTCGTGACCGGTGAGACCGGTGCCGGGAAGACCATGATCGTCAGCAGCATCGGTCTGCTGCTCGGCGGCAAGACCGATGCCGGGGTGGTCCGCAACGGTGCCGACCGGGCCCGGGTGGAGGGCGTCTTCCGGATCGCCGACGATGCTCTGGCCGAGCAGGTCACCGAGGCCGGTGGCAGCATCGAGGACGGCGACCTGCTTGTTGCCCGGCACATCACCGCGGCCGGGCGCAGCCGTGCCTATCTGGGCGGGGCCCAGGTGACCGCGGCGTTGTGCGGTGAGCTGACCGGCGAGCTGGTCGCCGTCCACGGCCAGTCCGAGCAGGTCCGGCTGAGTCGGGCCGATCGGCAGCGGGAGATCCTGGACCGGTTCGCCGGGCCGAAACTGGCCAAGCTGCTGACCTCGTACGGCGCCGACTACGCCGAGCACCGGCGGGCCACCGCCGAACTGCAGGAGCTGCGCAGCAACGCCCAGCAACGGGCCCGGGAGATCGACCTGCTGCGGTTCGGGCTGGACGAGATCTCCGCGGTCGACCCGCAGCCGGGGGAGGACGATGCCCTGGCATCGGAGGCCACCCGGCTGCAGGCCGCCGACGACCTGCGGCTGACCGCGACGTCGGCGATGGTGGCGATCGCCGGGGACGACGACGATCCGACCGGTGCCGCCGGTGCGCTGTCCGCGCTCGGAGTGGCCCGCAAGGCCGCCGAACAGCTGGCCGGACTGGACGCCGACGCGCGGGAATTGTCCGGCCGGGTGAACGAGGTCGACTTCCTGCTCAGCGATGTGGCCGCTGACCTGAGCCGCTACCTGGACGGCCTGGAGGTCGAGCCCGGACGGCTCGAACAGATCGCCGCCCGGCGTTCCGAACTCGCCGGGCTGACCCGCAAGTACGGCGACACCGTGGATCAGGTGCTGGCCTGGGGAGCCGATGCCGCCCGGCAACTGTCCGAGCTGGAGACCGGTGACGACCGGATCGAGGACCTGACGGCCGAGATCGCGACGTTGGACGCTCGGCTCACCGATCAGGCGGGCAGGATCAGCAAGCAGCGCAGGGCAGCGGCCAAGAAGCTGGCCACCGCCGTGCTCACCGAACTGTCGGCGCTGGCGATGCCGCATGCCCGGCTCGAATTCGCCGTCCAGCCGGCCGACCGCGGACCCTACGGCGCCGACCAGGTCGACCTGCTGTTCAGCGCCAACCCGGGCACCGAGCCGCGCCCGCTGGCCCGGACCGCCTCCGGCGGTGAACTGTCCCGGGTCCGGCTGGCCCTGGAAGTCGTGCTGGCCGGCCAGGACGCGCGGGGCGGGGCAGACACCAGCGCCTTCGTGTTCGACGAGGTGGACGCCGGGGTCGGCGGCAAGGTGGCCGTCGAGATCGGCCGCCGGCTGGCCACCCTGGCCGAGCACGCCCAGGTGATCGTGGTCACCCACCTGGCACAGGTCGCCGCCTTCGCCGATCGGCACTACGTGGTCGCCAAGGCCAGCGACGGCCAGGTCACCACCAGCGGTGTGACCCACGTCGTCGACGGCCAGCGGTCCGCCGAGCTGGCCCGGATGATGGCCGGGCTGGACGAGACCGAGACCTCGATCGCGCATGCCGAGGAACTGTTGGCGCTGGCCGCCTCGCACCGCGCCGGCTGA
- the steA gene encoding putative cytokinetic ring protein SteA, whose protein sequence is MRMPLLRRRAQSADLGGVVRLDRRTKDLTKRLKAGEIAVIDHADLDRVSAEALVDSQVSAVVNVATSVTGRYPNFGPQILLDAGIPLIDRAVPDGDRAGAGSDLFAVLTEGDRVIIEDGAVLDDHRRTVGKGELLDQDSLDAQLAQAQAGLSDQIVAFTENTMSYLREEKDLLLEGVGVPEVKTRFEGRQVLIVVRGYDYREDLATLRSYISEKRPLLIGVDGGADALLENGYVPDIILGDMDSCSDEALHCGAELIVHAYRDGRAPGLERTEKLGLEAIAFPVGGTSEDAAMLLADSKGAQLLVAVGTHASLVEFLDKGRSGMASTFLTRLRVGPKLVDAKGVSRIYRSEVKGWHIVLLVLSALLALVTAMAFTDFGRQVGDLLLARWNDVLYWVKELFT, encoded by the coding sequence ATGAGGATGCCCCTGCTGCGCCGTCGTGCGCAGTCCGCCGATCTCGGGGGTGTGGTGCGTCTGGATCGCCGGACCAAGGATCTGACCAAGCGGCTGAAGGCCGGCGAGATCGCCGTCATCGACCACGCCGACCTGGACCGGGTCAGCGCGGAGGCGCTGGTCGACAGTCAGGTGAGCGCGGTCGTCAACGTCGCCACGTCGGTGACCGGCCGATATCCGAACTTCGGTCCGCAGATCCTGCTGGACGCCGGCATCCCGCTGATCGACCGGGCGGTGCCGGACGGCGATCGGGCGGGCGCCGGCAGCGATCTGTTCGCGGTGCTGACCGAGGGCGACCGGGTGATCATCGAGGACGGCGCGGTGCTGGACGACCACCGGCGCACCGTCGGCAAGGGTGAACTGCTGGACCAGGACTCGCTGGACGCCCAACTGGCGCAGGCCCAGGCCGGGCTCAGTGACCAGATCGTCGCCTTCACCGAGAACACGATGAGCTACCTGCGGGAGGAGAAGGATCTGCTGCTGGAGGGCGTCGGCGTGCCCGAGGTGAAGACCCGGTTCGAGGGTCGGCAGGTGCTGATCGTGGTCCGCGGCTACGACTACCGCGAGGATCTGGCCACCCTGCGCTCCTACATCAGCGAGAAACGTCCGCTGCTGATCGGCGTCGACGGCGGAGCCGACGCACTGCTGGAGAACGGCTACGTACCCGACATCATCCTCGGTGACATGGACTCCTGCAGCGACGAGGCGCTGCACTGCGGGGCCGAACTGATCGTGCACGCCTACCGCGACGGTCGGGCCCCCGGTCTGGAACGGACCGAGAAACTCGGTCTGGAGGCGATCGCGTTCCCGGTCGGCGGCACCAGTGAGGACGCCGCCATGTTGCTGGCCGATTCCAAGGGTGCGCAGCTGCTGGTCGCGGTCGGTACCCACGCCTCGCTGGTGGAATTCCTGGACAAGGGCCGGTCCGGGATGGCATCGACCTTCCTGACCCGGCTACGGGTCGGCCCCAAGCTGGTCGACGCCAAGGGGGTCTCCCGGATCTATCGCAGTGAGGTCAAGGGCTGGCACATCGTGCTGTTGGTGCTGTCGGCCCTGCTGGCGTTGGTCACGGCGATGGCCTTCACCGATTTCGGACGCCAGGTCGGTGACCTGCTGCTGGCCCGTTGGAACGACGTCCTCTACTGGGTGAAGGAACTGTTCACTTGA
- a CDS encoding copper transporter yields MINFRYHIVSLMAVFLALAVGITLGVTLVSGEANKGLAAQAEQDRRQVQLYRDQLSRQQKLDDYRDAYATAVGKQVTAGMLSGTPVAVIAMPNAPRATVRDIQQAVTDAGGTVASTTTINAEVFDTERNADVLDAVAPFSRFYQPDDSTQTKVGSVLGRALLGRNDEVADKTATDIGDALNGKVIKLDRSSEQTARLAIVVTAPTSDPPVGAQTLDRHLQLELAVAERAGGTVLAGPNSTGTEGTDVATARADADARTELSSVDVADLPSGVSTVVMAGREQLNGDQGHYGAANADAPAPELPLR; encoded by the coding sequence TTGATCAACTTCCGGTATCACATCGTCTCGCTGATGGCGGTGTTCCTGGCTCTGGCCGTTGGCATCACCCTCGGTGTGACGTTGGTCAGCGGTGAGGCCAACAAGGGACTGGCCGCCCAGGCCGAGCAGGACCGGCGGCAGGTCCAGCTCTACCGTGACCAGCTGTCCCGCCAGCAGAAGCTCGATGATTATCGGGACGCCTACGCCACCGCTGTCGGCAAGCAGGTGACCGCCGGGATGCTGAGCGGCACTCCGGTCGCCGTGATCGCGATGCCGAATGCTCCGCGCGCAACCGTCCGGGACATCCAACAGGCCGTCACCGACGCCGGTGGGACAGTCGCCTCGACGACGACCATCAACGCCGAGGTCTTCGACACCGAACGCAATGCCGACGTGCTCGACGCCGTGGCCCCGTTCAGCCGGTTCTACCAGCCCGACGACTCCACCCAGACCAAGGTCGGCAGCGTACTGGGTCGGGCACTGCTGGGCCGCAACGACGAGGTCGCGGACAAGACCGCGACCGACATCGGCGACGCCTTGAACGGCAAGGTGATCAAACTCGATCGGTCCTCCGAACAGACTGCTCGGCTGGCGATCGTGGTGACCGCACCGACCAGTGACCCACCGGTCGGAGCCCAGACGCTGGATCGGCACCTGCAGCTCGAACTGGCGGTGGCCGAGCGGGCCGGTGGCACGGTCCTGGCCGGACCGAACAGCACCGGCACCGAGGGCACCGACGTGGCCACCGCCCGCGCCGACGCCGACGCACGGACCGAGCTCAGCAGTGTCGATGTCGCGGACCTGCCGAGCGGTGTCAGTACGGTGGTGATGGCCGGCCGGGAGCAGCTGAACGGGGACCAGGGCCACTACGGTGCCGCCAACGCCGACGCGCCGGCGCCGGAGCTCCCGCTCCGATGA
- the murJ gene encoding murein biosynthesis integral membrane protein MurJ: protein MGEGGRRFAQVAAGVGALALASRIVGFGRWLVFSKTVGDTCLGDAYNSANQLPNVLFEIAAGGILASVVVPVVSRQLAGDRANHEQASRTASALIAWTLLILTPVAIAAMIFSSVYAEAFTQPGCVGGRQTAAALVVIFAPQIWLYGLAVVSGGLLQAQNRFVAAIAAPLASSVVVIATYLIFAVVAVPAGRDDPAQLQSSALAVLGWGTTAGVAALTLTTLIPLLRSPLRLRPTLRFPAGVPAVIISIAGASLAGLIMQQLSVMAGMLTARGSQIPGAWTRATWAAAVYLLPYAVLINPLHQMIFPRLSAAANEGERAIARVLAGIGPAVCTLAGLGAGLLIAESIPVARLLVLGPGSGETMAVGWPVIGYAPAVVGFSLMGLATRALFAEHRARQAGTATAIAWGSVIAGLVVVGLVVPAEQIVTGIAAANSFGMVVGAVIGWVMLLRSRTEPVPLGMLRPALRDIPIGVVAGVGVCLLCRPLIDTGVVGALIGCLAAGVGCVLLFAGGVWLLDRRSLTGLTELWRSRSAEHA, encoded by the coding sequence ATGGGTGAGGGCGGGCGTCGGTTCGCACAGGTCGCGGCGGGGGTCGGTGCGCTCGCGCTGGCATCGCGGATCGTCGGCTTCGGGCGCTGGCTGGTGTTCTCCAAGACGGTGGGGGACACCTGCCTGGGGGATGCGTACAACTCGGCCAACCAATTGCCCAACGTGCTCTTCGAGATCGCCGCCGGTGGCATCCTGGCCAGCGTCGTCGTGCCGGTGGTCAGCCGTCAGCTCGCCGGTGACCGGGCGAACCACGAACAGGCGTCCCGGACCGCTTCGGCCCTGATCGCGTGGACGTTGCTGATCCTGACCCCGGTGGCGATCGCGGCGATGATCTTCTCGTCGGTGTACGCCGAGGCGTTCACCCAGCCGGGCTGCGTCGGCGGTCGGCAGACCGCGGCCGCATTGGTGGTGATCTTCGCCCCGCAGATCTGGCTGTACGGGCTGGCCGTCGTCAGCGGCGGCCTGCTGCAGGCACAGAACCGGTTCGTGGCCGCGATCGCTGCGCCGCTGGCCTCCAGCGTTGTGGTGATCGCGACCTATCTGATCTTCGCGGTGGTTGCGGTTCCGGCGGGCCGGGACGATCCTGCCCAGCTGCAGTCGTCGGCCCTGGCCGTGCTCGGCTGGGGGACCACTGCCGGGGTCGCGGCACTCACCCTGACCACGCTGATCCCGTTGTTGCGGTCGCCGCTCCGGCTGCGGCCGACGCTACGGTTCCCGGCCGGGGTGCCGGCAGTGATCATCTCGATCGCGGGCGCCAGCCTGGCCGGACTGATCATGCAGCAGTTGAGTGTGATGGCCGGCATGCTGACCGCGCGGGGCTCGCAGATCCCCGGTGCCTGGACCCGGGCGACCTGGGCGGCGGCGGTCTATCTGCTGCCGTATGCGGTGTTGATCAATCCGCTGCATCAGATGATCTTTCCGCGGCTCAGTGCTGCCGCCAATGAGGGGGAACGGGCGATCGCTCGGGTGTTGGCCGGGATCGGACCGGCGGTCTGCACGCTGGCCGGGCTGGGCGCCGGGCTGCTGATCGCCGAGAGCATCCCGGTGGCCCGGCTGCTGGTGCTCGGCCCCGGTTCGGGGGAGACGATGGCGGTCGGCTGGCCGGTCATCGGCTATGCGCCGGCCGTGGTCGGGTTCTCCCTGATGGGCTTGGCGACCAGGGCGCTGTTCGCCGAGCATCGCGCGCGGCAGGCGGGCACGGCGACCGCGATCGCCTGGGGTTCGGTGATCGCCGGGTTGGTCGTCGTCGGTCTGGTCGTGCCGGCCGAGCAGATCGTCACCGGGATCGCGGCGGCGAACTCGTTCGGGATGGTGGTGGGCGCGGTGATCGGTTGGGTGATGCTGCTCCGATCACGGACCGAACCGGTCCCGCTGGGGATGCTGCGACCCGCGCTGCGGGACATCCCGATCGGCGTCGTCGCCGGCGTCGGCGTCTGCCTGCTGTGCCGGCCGCTGATCGACACCGGGGTGGTCGGCGCACTGATCGGTTGCCTCGCGGCCGGAGTCGGCTGCGTGCTGCTCTTCGCCGGCGGCGTCTGGCTGCTGGACCGCCGTTCGCTGACCGGTCTCACCGAACTCTGGCGCAGCCGGTCGGCGGAGCACGCCTGA
- a CDS encoding DUF2029 domain-containing protein, with the protein MPVPPSAAPGPSTSPGPSTSPGPSTNLTRAGRPALLLTALSMVLVLLVGSFGPTAAQAKLPGGPVWLPPYGLGIDPGPMAVTLLLIGAMAIGMAGLLVGLRALNRGWRPDVRRLTRIGTALTVLMILVGPMGSTDVLIYAGYGRLAATGRSPYVDTVRELINSGDPIGLANGGIRWVDTTSVYGPITTWLQTLAAWIGNGSVHTTVFVMTALGAVAYLITGVLLRRLAGDDHLRQARVALLWTINPILLFIAVNSGHADTWGIVFAVAALVSLSRRHWILTGVLVAAACAVKITFGIYVLALVIVLRRLPKKLALVIVSGLLTGAICYLIVGPEAIRSTLLAGTKYASASPWRWPLYPLSDLIGLAPGVRVIVIVGWLSMLVFGWLFYRLLVPPGSRTVEGRPITAAVEESGDPLAAMLPVITALGIGWVLTSAYTLPWYDVVAWAPVALLLGGLTDQRADGARSTDPSGARLVDRVLVIRTGASVIGYLPGAAYYFPPAVQLLTDVARNVMAPAVSWALMILVVLAVLRRRRVGRQTGRP; encoded by the coding sequence ATGCCTGTTCCGCCGTCCGCCGCCCCCGGACCGTCGACGTCACCGGGACCGTCGACGTCACCGGGACCGTCGACGAACCTCACCCGGGCGGGGCGTCCGGCGTTACTGCTGACGGCCTTGTCGATGGTGTTGGTGCTGCTGGTCGGCTCGTTCGGACCGACCGCCGCCCAGGCGAAGCTGCCGGGTGGCCCGGTGTGGTTGCCGCCGTACGGGCTGGGGATCGACCCCGGGCCGATGGCGGTGACGCTGCTGCTGATCGGTGCGATGGCAATCGGGATGGCCGGTCTGTTGGTCGGTCTGCGCGCACTGAACCGCGGGTGGCGGCCCGATGTCAGACGGTTGACCCGGATCGGCACTGCCCTGACGGTGTTGATGATCTTGGTCGGTCCGATGGGTTCGACCGACGTCCTGATCTACGCCGGCTACGGCCGGCTGGCCGCCACCGGACGCAGCCCGTACGTCGACACGGTCCGTGAGCTGATCAACAGCGGCGATCCGATCGGGTTGGCCAACGGCGGGATCCGCTGGGTCGACACCACCTCGGTGTACGGGCCGATCACGACCTGGCTGCAGACCCTGGCGGCCTGGATCGGCAATGGCTCGGTGCACACCACGGTGTTCGTGATGACAGCGCTGGGCGCGGTGGCCTATCTGATCACCGGGGTGCTGTTGCGCCGGCTGGCCGGCGATGATCACCTCCGGCAGGCCCGGGTGGCGCTGCTCTGGACGATCAATCCGATCCTGCTCTTCATCGCGGTCAACTCAGGTCACGCCGACACCTGGGGGATCGTCTTCGCGGTGGCTGCGCTGGTATCCCTGTCTCGCCGGCATTGGATCCTGACCGGCGTCCTGGTCGCCGCGGCATGCGCGGTCAAGATCACCTTCGGGATCTACGTGCTGGCTTTGGTGATCGTGCTGCGACGGTTGCCGAAGAAGCTGGCGCTGGTGATCGTCAGCGGCCTGCTCACCGGCGCGATCTGCTACCTGATCGTCGGCCCGGAGGCGATCAGGTCGACGCTGCTGGCCGGCACCAAATACGCCTCGGCCAGCCCGTGGCGCTGGCCGCTCTATCCGCTCAGCGACCTGATCGGGCTCGCCCCCGGTGTCCGGGTGATCGTGATCGTCGGCTGGTTGTCGATGCTGGTCTTCGGCTGGCTGTTCTATCGCCTGCTGGTGCCACCGGGCAGCCGGACCGTCGAGGGTCGTCCGATCACCGCGGCGGTCGAGGAGTCCGGCGACCCGCTGGCGGCGATGCTGCCGGTGATCACCGCCCTCGGCATCGGGTGGGTGCTCACCTCGGCCTACACCCTGCCGTGGTACGACGTCGTCGCCTGGGCACCCGTGGCGTTGCTGCTCGGCGGCCTGACCGACCAGCGGGCCGACGGTGCGCGATCGACCGATCCGTCGGGTGCCCGGCTCGTCGACCGGGTGCTGGTGATCAGGACCGGCGCTTCGGTGATCGGCTATCTCCCCGGCGCGGCCTACTACTTCCCGCCGGCGGTGCAGCTGCTGACCGACGTGGCCCGCAACGTGATGGCGCCGGCGGTCAGCTGGGCGCTGATGATCCTCGTCGTGCTTGCCGTGCTGCGACGGCGTCGGGTCGGCCGGCAGACCGGGCGCCCCTGA
- a CDS encoding CTP synthase, with protein MDTPSPTKHVFVTGGVASSLGKGLTASSLGSLLVARGLRVTMQKLDPYLNVDPGTMNPFQHGEVFVTEDGAETDLDVGHYERFLDRNLSGDANVTTGKVYSTVIAKERRGDYLGDTVQVIPHITNEIMDQMLRMAGDGHAQTPRTPDAADRSDSSGHIDVVIHEIGGTVGDIESQPFLEAARQVRHLVGRTNVFFLHVSLLPYIGPSGELKTKPTQHSVAALRQAGIQPDAIVCRANREIPDSVKRKISLMCDVDEQGVIENIDAPSIYDIPKVLHGQGLDAYVVRQLDLRFRDVDWTRWNDLLDRVHNPKEEVTIALVGKYIDLPDAYLSVVEALRAGGFANRAKVNVRWVRSDDCETPEGAAHALGDVDGICVPGGFGIRGVEGKVGAIEFARTQRIPILGLCLGLQCMVIEVARNLAGLTGADSSEFTPDTEYPVIATMAEQIKIVSGDGDLGGSMRLGAYPAQLAGGSIVAKLYGSTEVSERHRHRYEVNNSYRPQLEEAGLTISGTSPDSTLVEFVELDKALHPYFVATQAHPELKSRPTEPHPLFVGLVEAALERKLATRLPVDGDKA; from the coding sequence GTGGATACTCCTTCGCCGACCAAGCACGTTTTCGTCACCGGAGGGGTCGCCTCCTCTCTGGGCAAGGGCCTGACGGCGTCCAGTCTGGGCAGCCTGTTGGTCGCTCGCGGTCTCCGGGTCACGATGCAGAAGCTCGACCCGTACCTGAACGTCGACCCCGGCACGATGAACCCGTTCCAGCACGGCGAGGTGTTCGTCACCGAGGACGGCGCGGAGACCGACCTGGACGTCGGCCACTACGAACGCTTTCTGGACCGCAACCTGTCCGGCGACGCCAATGTCACCACCGGCAAGGTCTACTCCACCGTGATCGCCAAGGAACGTCGTGGCGACTACCTCGGCGACACCGTCCAGGTGATCCCGCACATCACCAACGAGATCATGGATCAGATGCTGCGGATGGCCGGGGATGGTCACGCGCAGACCCCTCGGACCCCGGATGCGGCCGATCGGAGCGATTCCTCCGGTCACATCGACGTCGTGATCCACGAGATCGGCGGTACCGTCGGCGACATCGAATCCCAGCCGTTCCTGGAAGCGGCGCGTCAGGTCCGACACCTGGTCGGTCGGACCAACGTCTTCTTCCTGCACGTCTCGCTGCTGCCGTACATCGGTCCGAGTGGGGAGCTGAAGACCAAGCCGACCCAGCACTCGGTGGCCGCGCTGCGGCAGGCCGGCATCCAGCCCGACGCGATCGTCTGCCGCGCCAACCGGGAGATCCCGGACTCGGTGAAGCGGAAGATCTCGCTGATGTGCGACGTCGACGAGCAGGGCGTGATCGAGAACATCGACGCCCCGAGCATCTACGACATCCCCAAGGTGCTGCACGGACAGGGGCTGGACGCCTACGTGGTGCGGCAGCTCGACCTGCGGTTCCGGGACGTCGACTGGACCCGCTGGAACGACCTGCTGGACCGGGTGCACAACCCGAAGGAGGAGGTCACCATCGCGCTGGTCGGCAAGTACATCGACCTGCCCGACGCGTACCTGTCGGTGGTCGAGGCGCTGCGGGCAGGCGGCTTCGCCAACCGGGCCAAGGTGAACGTCCGCTGGGTCCGATCCGACGACTGCGAGACCCCCGAGGGTGCGGCCCACGCGCTGGGCGACGTGGACGGCATCTGTGTGCCGGGCGGCTTCGGCATCCGCGGTGTCGAGGGCAAGGTCGGTGCGATCGAGTTCGCCCGCACCCAACGGATCCCGATCCTCGGGCTCTGCCTCGGGTTGCAGTGCATGGTGATCGAGGTGGCCCGCAATCTGGCAGGCCTGACCGGCGCCGATTCCAGCGAGTTCACGCCCGACACCGAGTATCCGGTGATCGCGACGATGGCCGAGCAGATCAAGATCGTTTCCGGTGACGGAGATCTCGGCGGTTCGATGCGGCTCGGTGCCTACCCGGCGCAGTTGGCCGGCGGCAGCATCGTGGCCAAGCTGTACGGCTCCACCGAGGTCAGCGAACGGCACCGACACCGCTACGAAGTCAACAACAGCTACCGTCCGCAGTTGGAAGAGGCGGGGTTGACGATCAGCGGCACCTCGCCGGACTCGACGCTGGTCGAATTCGTCGAGCTGGACAAGGCACTGCACCCCTACTTCGTCGCCACCCAGGCACACCCGGAATTGAAGTCCCGTCCGACCGAGCCACACCCGCTGTTCGTCGGCCTGGTGGAGGCCGCCCTGGAGCGCAAGCTCGCAACCAGGCTCCCGGTGGACGGGGACAAGGCGTGA
- a CDS encoding NUDIX domain-containing protein: MTAVPSDQVIISADELVDTAESWPVRSAEVLAAGAVSTFVQEQVLTPDEDVLERQFTLHPGAVGIIALDADERVALVRQYRHPVRHRLIEPPAGLLDVDGEDYRAGAARELAEEVGLAADDWRVLVEEFTSPGGLSESMRMYLARGLSPAPAPEGFVKHGEEAHMDIVWAALEDLVDAVLAGRLHSPTLVVGVLAAWTAKTRGGFENLRPADAPWPAREQMFQRQTRY, encoded by the coding sequence GTGACGGCCGTCCCGTCCGACCAGGTGATCATCTCCGCCGACGAACTGGTGGACACGGCCGAGTCCTGGCCGGTCCGTTCCGCGGAGGTACTGGCAGCGGGCGCGGTGTCGACCTTCGTCCAGGAGCAGGTGCTGACCCCCGACGAGGACGTCCTGGAACGCCAGTTCACCCTGCATCCGGGAGCGGTCGGGATCATCGCCCTGGACGCCGACGAACGTGTCGCGCTGGTCCGGCAGTATCGGCACCCGGTACGCCACCGGCTGATCGAACCCCCTGCCGGACTGCTCGACGTCGACGGCGAGGACTACCGCGCCGGCGCCGCCCGTGAGCTGGCCGAGGAGGTCGGATTGGCGGCCGACGACTGGCGGGTGCTGGTGGAGGAGTTCACCTCTCCCGGCGGGCTGAGCGAGAGCATGCGGATGTACCTGGCCCGCGGTCTGTCCCCGGCGCCGGCCCCGGAAGGCTTCGTCAAGCACGGCGAGGAGGCTCACATGGACATCGTCTGGGCCGCGTTGGAGGATCTGGTCGATGCCGTGCTGGCCGGCCGACTGCACAGCCCGACGCTGGTGGTCGGTGTGCTCGCCGCCTGGACCGCCAAGACCCGCGGCGGTTTCGAGAACCTGCGCCCAGCCGATGCTCCGTGGCCGGCGCGGGAGCAGATGTTCCAGCGCCAGACCCGCTACTGA
- the ald gene encoding alanine dehydrogenase, translating to MKVGVPTEIKSQEYRVAITPAGVQEFTTHGHDVLVEAGAGAGSSITDEEYAQAGAKIVESADDVWGDSELILKVKEPIKDEYHRMREGQVLFTYLHLAASRECTQALLDHKVTGIAYETVQLPDSSLPLLAPMSEVAGRMAPQAGAYHLMRSGGGRGVLMGGVSGVYAAKVVVIGAGVSGMNAAAIALGMHAEVLILDKNIERLRQADKIYRGHLQTVASNAYEIERAVLDADLVIGAVLVPGAKAPTLISNELVSRMQPGSVLVDIAIDQGGCFADSRPTTHAEPTYTVHDSVFYCVANMPGGVPNTSTFALTNVTLPYAISLADKGWREALRADPALAKGLNTYDGQVTYPSVADVHELPVLPIEQLLG from the coding sequence ATGAAGGTTGGCGTACCCACCGAGATCAAGAGCCAGGAGTATCGGGTCGCGATCACTCCGGCCGGCGTCCAGGAGTTCACCACGCACGGCCATGACGTCCTGGTCGAGGCAGGTGCCGGTGCCGGCTCGTCGATCACCGACGAGGAGTATGCGCAGGCAGGTGCCAAGATCGTCGAGAGTGCCGACGACGTCTGGGGAGACTCCGAGTTGATCTTGAAGGTCAAGGAGCCGATCAAGGACGAGTACCACCGGATGCGGGAAGGGCAGGTGCTCTTCACCTATCTGCACCTGGCCGCCAGCCGGGAGTGCACCCAGGCCTTGCTCGACCACAAGGTGACCGGGATCGCCTACGAGACGGTGCAGTTGCCGGACAGTTCGCTGCCGCTGCTGGCACCGATGAGCGAGGTCGCGGGCCGGATGGCGCCGCAGGCCGGTGCCTACCACCTGATGCGATCCGGCGGTGGCCGTGGCGTGCTGATGGGTGGCGTCTCGGGTGTCTACGCCGCCAAGGTGGTGGTGATCGGGGCCGGTGTCTCCGGGATGAACGCGGCCGCGATCGCACTCGGGATGCACGCCGAGGTGTTGATCTTGGACAAGAACATCGAACGACTCCGGCAGGCCGACAAGATCTACCGTGGCCATCTGCAGACCGTCGCCTCCAACGCCTATGAGATCGAACGAGCGGTGCTCGATGCCGATCTGGTGATCGGGGCTGTCCTGGTGCCGGGTGCCAAGGCACCGACCTTGATCAGCAACGAGCTGGTCAGCAGGATGCAGCCCGGGAGTGTCCTGGTCGACATCGCGATCGATCAGGGTGGTTGCTTCGCCGATTCCCGGCCGACCACCCATGCCGAACCGACCTACACGGTGCACGATTCGGTGTTCTACTGTGTGGCGAACATGCCCGGCGGGGTGCCGAACACCTCGACCTTCGCGTTGACGAACGTGACCCTGCCGTACGCGATCAGCCTTGCGGACAAGGGATGGCGGGAGGCCCTCCGCGCCGATCCGGCCTTGGCCAAGGGGCTGAACACCTACGACGGTCAGGTGACCTATCCGTCGGTCGCCGATGTGCACGAGCTGCCGGTGCTGCCGATCGAGCAGCTGCTCGGCTGA